A single region of the Camelus ferus isolate YT-003-E chromosome 2, BCGSAC_Cfer_1.0, whole genome shotgun sequence genome encodes:
- the THAP6 gene encoding THAP domain-containing protein 6 isoform X2 — translation MVKCCSAIGCASRCLPNSKLKGLTFHVFPTDEKVKRKWVLAMKRLDVNAAGIWEPKKGDVLCSRHFKKTDFDRSAPNIKLKPGVIPSIFDSPSHLQGKKEKLHCRKNFTLKTLPVTNHNHQLVGASSGTEEFQSQFTFEHSYSVMDSPKKLKHKLDHVISELEDTKKSLRNVLDREKRFQKSLRKTIRELKDECLISQETANRLEAFCWECCQENIEQDCIS, via the exons ATGGTGAAATGTTGCTCGGCCATTGGATGTGCTTCTCGCTGTTTACCAAATTCCAAGTTAAAAGGACTGACATTTCACGT ATTCCCAACAGATGAAAAGGTCAAAAGAAAATGGGTATTAGCAATGAAAAGACTTGATGTGAATGCTGCAGGCATTTGGGAGCCTAAAAAAGGAGATGTGTTGTGTTCAAGGCACTTTAAGAAGACAGATTTTGACCGAAGTGCTCCAAATATTAAACTGAAACCTGGAGTCATACCTTCTATCTTTGATTCCCCATCTCACTTACAG gggaaaaaagaaaagcttcatTGTAGGAAAAACTTCACCCTCAAAACCCTTCCAGTCACAAACCACAATCACCAGCTTGTTGGTGCTTCCTCAGGTACTGAAGAATTCCAGTCCCAGTTCACTTTT GAACATAGTTACAGTGTAATGGACAGTCCAAAGAAACTTAAGCATAAATTAGATCATGTGATCAGCGAGCTAGAGGATACCAAGAAAAGTCTGCGGAATGTTTTAGACCGAGAAAAACGCTTCCAAAAATCATTGAGGAAGACAATCAGGGAATTAAAGGATGAGTGTCTCATCAGCCAAGAAACAGCAAATAGACTGGAAGCTTTCTGTTGGGAGTGTTGTCAGGAAAACATAGAACAAGACTGTATTTCATGA
- the THAP6 gene encoding THAP domain-containing protein 6 isoform X4 produces the protein MVKCCSAIGCASRCLPNSKLKGLTFHVFPTDEKVKRKWVLAMKRLDVNAAGIWEPKKGDVLCSRHFKKTDFDRSAPNIKLKPGVIPSIFDSPSHLQEHSYSVMDSPKKLKHKLDHVISELEDTKKSLRNVLDREKRFQKSLRKTIRELKDECLISQETANRLEAFCWECCQENIEQDCIS, from the exons ATGGTGAAATGTTGCTCGGCCATTGGATGTGCTTCTCGCTGTTTACCAAATTCCAAGTTAAAAGGACTGACATTTCACGT ATTCCCAACAGATGAAAAGGTCAAAAGAAAATGGGTATTAGCAATGAAAAGACTTGATGTGAATGCTGCAGGCATTTGGGAGCCTAAAAAAGGAGATGTGTTGTGTTCAAGGCACTTTAAGAAGACAGATTTTGACCGAAGTGCTCCAAATATTAAACTGAAACCTGGAGTCATACCTTCTATCTTTGATTCCCCATCTCACTTACAG GAACATAGTTACAGTGTAATGGACAGTCCAAAGAAACTTAAGCATAAATTAGATCATGTGATCAGCGAGCTAGAGGATACCAAGAAAAGTCTGCGGAATGTTTTAGACCGAGAAAAACGCTTCCAAAAATCATTGAGGAAGACAATCAGGGAATTAAAGGATGAGTGTCTCATCAGCCAAGAAACAGCAAATAGACTGGAAGCTTTCTGTTGGGAGTGTTGTCAGGAAAACATAGAACAAGACTGTATTTCATGA
- the THAP6 gene encoding THAP domain-containing protein 6 isoform X3, whose amino-acid sequence MENRKRYGYWPPDLKRTSADLQNSELCRFPTDEKVKRKWVLAMKRLDVNAAGIWEPKKGDVLCSRHFKKTDFDRSAPNIKLKPGVIPSIFDSPSHLQEHSYSVMDSPKKLKHKLDHVISELEDTKKSLRNVLDREKRFQKSLRKTIRELKDECLISQETANRLEAFCWECCQENIEQDCIS is encoded by the exons ATGGAAAATCGGAAAAGATACGGTTATTGGCCTCCAGATCTCAAAAGGACTAGTGCTGATCTCCAGAACTCCGAACTCTGCAG ATTCCCAACAGATGAAAAGGTCAAAAGAAAATGGGTATTAGCAATGAAAAGACTTGATGTGAATGCTGCAGGCATTTGGGAGCCTAAAAAAGGAGATGTGTTGTGTTCAAGGCACTTTAAGAAGACAGATTTTGACCGAAGTGCTCCAAATATTAAACTGAAACCTGGAGTCATACCTTCTATCTTTGATTCCCCATCTCACTTACAG GAACATAGTTACAGTGTAATGGACAGTCCAAAGAAACTTAAGCATAAATTAGATCATGTGATCAGCGAGCTAGAGGATACCAAGAAAAGTCTGCGGAATGTTTTAGACCGAGAAAAACGCTTCCAAAAATCATTGAGGAAGACAATCAGGGAATTAAAGGATGAGTGTCTCATCAGCCAAGAAACAGCAAATAGACTGGAAGCTTTCTGTTGGGAGTGTTGTCAGGAAAACATAGAACAAGACTGTATTTCATGA
- the THAP6 gene encoding THAP domain-containing protein 6 isoform X1: protein MENRKRYGYWPPDLKRTSADLQNSELCRFPTDEKVKRKWVLAMKRLDVNAAGIWEPKKGDVLCSRHFKKTDFDRSAPNIKLKPGVIPSIFDSPSHLQGKKEKLHCRKNFTLKTLPVTNHNHQLVGASSGTEEFQSQFTFEHSYSVMDSPKKLKHKLDHVISELEDTKKSLRNVLDREKRFQKSLRKTIRELKDECLISQETANRLEAFCWECCQENIEQDCIS from the exons ATGGAAAATCGGAAAAGATACGGTTATTGGCCTCCAGATCTCAAAAGGACTAGTGCTGATCTCCAGAACTCCGAACTCTGCAG ATTCCCAACAGATGAAAAGGTCAAAAGAAAATGGGTATTAGCAATGAAAAGACTTGATGTGAATGCTGCAGGCATTTGGGAGCCTAAAAAAGGAGATGTGTTGTGTTCAAGGCACTTTAAGAAGACAGATTTTGACCGAAGTGCTCCAAATATTAAACTGAAACCTGGAGTCATACCTTCTATCTTTGATTCCCCATCTCACTTACAG gggaaaaaagaaaagcttcatTGTAGGAAAAACTTCACCCTCAAAACCCTTCCAGTCACAAACCACAATCACCAGCTTGTTGGTGCTTCCTCAGGTACTGAAGAATTCCAGTCCCAGTTCACTTTT GAACATAGTTACAGTGTAATGGACAGTCCAAAGAAACTTAAGCATAAATTAGATCATGTGATCAGCGAGCTAGAGGATACCAAGAAAAGTCTGCGGAATGTTTTAGACCGAGAAAAACGCTTCCAAAAATCATTGAGGAAGACAATCAGGGAATTAAAGGATGAGTGTCTCATCAGCCAAGAAACAGCAAATAGACTGGAAGCTTTCTGTTGGGAGTGTTGTCAGGAAAACATAGAACAAGACTGTATTTCATGA
- the RCHY1 gene encoding RING finger and CHY zinc finger domain-containing protein 1 isoform X1, producing MAASAREDGARGEEQGQRGCEHYDRGCLLKAPCCDKLYTCRLCHDKHEDHQLDRFKVKEVQCINCEKIQHAQQTCEECSTLFGEYYCSICHLFDKDKKQYHCENCGICRIGPKEDFFHCSKCNLCLAMNLRGKHKCIENVSRQDCPICLEDIHTSRIVAHVLPCGHLLHRTCYEEMLKEGYRCPLCMHSALDMTRYWRQLDDEVAQTPMPSEYQNMTVDILCNDCNGRSTVQFHILGMKCNICESYNTAQAGGYRISLDQQ from the exons atggCGGCCTCGGCGCGGGAAGATGGCGCCCGCGGAGAGGAGCAAGGGCAGCGGGGCTGCGAGCATTATGACAGAGGATGTCTCCTGAAG GCACCTTGTTGTGACAAGCTGTATACTTGCCGGTTGTGTCATGATAAACATGAAGATCATCAGCTAGATCGCTTTAAAGTAAAGGAAGTGCAGTGCATAAACtgtgaaaaaattcaacat gcacaACAGACTTGTGAAGAATGTAGCACATTGTTTGGAGAATATTATTGCAGTATATGCCATCTATTTGACAAGGACAAGAAACAGTATCATTGTGAAAACTGTGGAATTTGTAG gATTGGTCCAAAGGAAGATTTTTTCCACTGTTCGAAATGTAACTTATGCCTCGCTATGAATCTCCGAGGAAAGCACAAG TGTATTGAAAATGTTTCCCGGCAGGATTGTCCAATATGTTTGGAG GACATTCACACATCCCGTATTGTTGCTCATGTCTTGCCATGTGGACATCTTCTACATAG AACGTGTTatgaagaaatgttgaaaga AGGCTACAGGTGTCCATTATGTATGCACTCTGCTTTAGATATGACTAGGTACTGGAGGCAGCTGGATGATGAGGTAGCACAGACTCCTATGCCATCAGAGTATCAGAACATGACTGTGGAT attctttgcaATGATTGCAATGGAAGATCTACAGTCCAGTTCCATATATTAGGCATGAAATGTAATATTTGTGAATCCTACAATACTGCTCAGGCTGGAGGATACAGAATTTCACTAGATCAGCAATGA
- the RCHY1 gene encoding RING finger and CHY zinc finger domain-containing protein 1 isoform X2, whose amino-acid sequence MNLRGKHKCIENVSRQDCPICLEDIHTSRIVAHVLPCGHLLHRTCYEEMLKEGYRCPLCMHSALDMTRYWRQLDDEVAQTPMPSEYQNMTVDILCNDCNGRSTVQFHILGMKCNICESYNTAQAGGYRISLDQQ is encoded by the exons ATGAATCTCCGAGGAAAGCACAAG TGTATTGAAAATGTTTCCCGGCAGGATTGTCCAATATGTTTGGAG GACATTCACACATCCCGTATTGTTGCTCATGTCTTGCCATGTGGACATCTTCTACATAG AACGTGTTatgaagaaatgttgaaaga AGGCTACAGGTGTCCATTATGTATGCACTCTGCTTTAGATATGACTAGGTACTGGAGGCAGCTGGATGATGAGGTAGCACAGACTCCTATGCCATCAGAGTATCAGAACATGACTGTGGAT attctttgcaATGATTGCAATGGAAGATCTACAGTCCAGTTCCATATATTAGGCATGAAATGTAATATTTGTGAATCCTACAATACTGCTCAGGCTGGAGGATACAGAATTTCACTAGATCAGCAATGA